TCGGCAGGCCGGCAAGAAAGCTCAGCAGCATCTGGCTTCCGGGATCGTAGATCGCCGCGTCGAGCGAGGTGGCCGCGCTGCCCGGCAGCCACGGCGGGTTGCAGACGATGAGCGAGGACCGACCGTCGGGGAACATGTCGCACATTCGTGCCTCCGCGACCTCCTCGATACCGAGACGCTCGAAGTTCTCAGTCGCGCAGTGAACCGCCCGCTGCTGCACATCGGTGCCGATGACGCGACCGATCCCACGCTTCGCGAGTACTGCCGAGAGCACGCCAGTACCGGTACCAATGTCGAAGGCGAGATCGTGTGCCGGAAGTGGCGCGGTAGCAACGAGGTCGACATACTCGTGGCGCGTCGGCATGAACGTGCCATAGTGGGGGTGGATCTTCGCTCCGAGGCTCGGCACGTCGACCCCGTTCACGTACCACTGATGCGCGCTCAGCACGCCGACGAGTTCCTGGAGGCTGACAACTGCGCGATCCTGCTCGCCTAAGGCAAGCTCCCCGTAGGCGAACCGGATAGCCGCATCGACCTCGGGCGCGCGCGGCAGCGGGATGCTCACGACGCCACACTGCAGTTCAAGGGGAATCAGGATCAGTGACAGCACCCGAGAGCGCTGAGCACGCGTCTGCCGGATCCGGTAGAACTGCTCCGCCGCGGTCGCGGGCGCTGCGCCGCGCTTACCTGCCCTCGCGCCCTGCTTCGTGAGGCGACGGCCGATAGCGCTAAGAATCTGCTTTGCGCCCTGAAAGTCGCCCTTCCAGAGCATGGCCGTTCCCTGCGAGGCAAACCCGATGGCGCGGTCAGCAGTGAGCCTGTCGTCGACCAACACGACGTGCTTCGGCGCTGGCCGCTCGCTCGCGCTCAACCACTTCGCCGACGATTGCGCTCCACGCTCTTCCCAGGTCACTGCCGTTCGAGCGGGATGCTGTTGCATGATCGGGCGCCGCCTTCCGGTCGGATCTCTGTGGGGCCGTGAGCCGCGCAGGCGCGACACGACGAAAGACATCACCCAGTCTACCGGCGGACTGCCTCGGCCGGACCGCGGGCCCGAGGGGCTATCGATAAGATGGGGCGCACGCTGCGAGCCACCGCGGCTTTCGCCCGCGAGACGATATTGAGGTACAAATGCGTGCAACGACACAGGTCCCGCAACGCGCATTTCCTTCAACGGTTGGCGACCCGATCGACCTCAGCGCACTACCTGGCAGGAGCGTGCTCTTCGTCTACCCGCGCACCAGCCCACCCGAGGGAGCGCCATCAGGATGGGAGATGCTCCCCGGTGCGCGCGGCTGCACTGCCGAGACCTGCTCGTTCCGAGACCTGGCCAGCGAATTCGCTGCGCAGGAGACAGCGATCCTCGGCCTGTCGACGCAAGATCGCGCCTATCAGGCCGAGGCCGCTGCGCGCCTGCATCTTCCATACCCGCTCCTCTCCGACTCTGCGCTCGCGCTCGCGTCTCCACTGGGGCTCGCGACATTCTCGTTCCAGGGCGCACGGCTCTACCGCAGGGCCACCCTGGTACTCGAAGCCGGGGCAATCGTGCATCGCTTCACAGAGATCTCGGATCCGGGCGGGCACCCCGCCGAGGTGCTGAGCTGGCTCGCTGCGGCGGATTCATAGACCGTCGCGCGCAGCGTCCGGCGGTGCTACATTCAGAGCATGGCAGAGCAGCTTGGTTCACAGGGCGCAGCTGGCAGCGCCGTCGCACGGCGAATGGTGCGCGACGACTGGGAGTGGATTCACCAGTGGTTCGAGGACGAGACGCTCAACACCGAGCTCGGCCCGCTCGACGACGAGTGGCTCGAACACGTGCTCACTGAGAACGATGGCGTCGAGCTCGTCATCGAAGCCGCGCACCCCGCCACCGGCAAGCTCGCGCCCATTGCACTCGTCGGCGTCGTCTGGGGCGCGCCCGAAGCCGACCCGAGAGCCAGAGGAGGCGCCGAGGACGCGGTAACGGGCTACAGAGCGGACGAGACCGGCCACGCGATCACCGACCTCGCGATCGACCCCGCGCGGCGGGGCTTCGGACTCGGGCGTACAGCCATCGACGCGACAATGGCCTGGCCCGATCATCCCGCGACAGACTCATGGATCGCGTTCGTTGACCAGGAAAACGAGGGTGCGAGACGCTTCTTCGAAGCGATCGGATGGACGTACGAAGGCCTCGACGGCGAGGGTGATGACGCGATGCACCGCTTCGCGACCCACGCCCCGTAGCGGGCAGCAGCGAGCCAGCTGGTCAAGCCTCAAGCCTATCCCCCGCCCCTGAGAACGGATTGATCCGGCCTTCATAGTCTGGAGGTGTTCACACGACGCACCGCTCAGGAGGCATGGAATGCA
Above is a window of Leucobacter aridicollis DNA encoding:
- a CDS encoding methyltransferase, which encodes MQQHPARTAVTWEERGAQSSAKWLSASERPAPKHVVLVDDRLTADRAIGFASQGTAMLWKGDFQGAKQILSAIGRRLTKQGARAGKRGAAPATAAEQFYRIRQTRAQRSRVLSLILIPLELQCGVVSIPLPRAPEVDAAIRFAYGELALGEQDRAVVSLQELVGVLSAHQWYVNGVDVPSLGAKIHPHYGTFMPTRHEYVDLVATAPLPAHDLAFDIGTGTGVLSAVLAKRGIGRVIGTDVQQRAVHCATENFERLGIEEVAEARMCDMFPDGRSSLIVCNPPWLPGSAATSLDAAIYDPGSQMLLSFLAGLPNHLSEGGEGWLVISDLAELLGLRTREMLLDAIARAGLEVIDRLDTTPAHGRASDATDVLHAARSREVTSLWRLRVAATAA
- a CDS encoding GNAT family N-acetyltransferase, whose amino-acid sequence is MAEQLGSQGAAGSAVARRMVRDDWEWIHQWFEDETLNTELGPLDDEWLEHVLTENDGVELVIEAAHPATGKLAPIALVGVVWGAPEADPRARGGAEDAVTGYRADETGHAITDLAIDPARRGFGLGRTAIDATMAWPDHPATDSWIAFVDQENEGARRFFEAIGWTYEGLDGEGDDAMHRFATHAP
- a CDS encoding peroxiredoxin; amino-acid sequence: MRATTQVPQRAFPSTVGDPIDLSALPGRSVLFVYPRTSPPEGAPSGWEMLPGARGCTAETCSFRDLASEFAAQETAILGLSTQDRAYQAEAAARLHLPYPLLSDSALALASPLGLATFSFQGARLYRRATLVLEAGAIVHRFTEISDPGGHPAEVLSWLAAADS